The segment GGTCGAGTGAAGTCGGCAGGCCCTTCGAGTCATTTTTTTAAAGGAGACACTCGTGAAAGCGGTCAAAGCGTTTGTTACGGTTTTGTTGGTTTTTTTTCTGGTTGGCCAAGCGTCGGCGGGCGAAAATAAGAACCTTGTCATCGGCAAAAATTTAAAGGTAGGGATGTCTGTGGAGCAAGTCATTGCCTTACTGGGTATTCCAAACAAGTTTCTGGTGAATCGCGGCACGGAACCTTTGACGGACACGGTGGTCATCGAGTATCCCCAACACGGGGTGGTGATTTATATCATGAGTAAAAAGAACAGCGTCGATGCCGTTGAAGTGCTCCCCTCTTTCAAGGGATCGTTTGCGGAAGGAATCCAGATTGGCGCGAAGTTTAACGATTTGATCGCAAAATACGGAGTGCCCAAATCCATGAACGCTCAAATCGCCCGCTATCCTGAGCGAGGCATGTTTTTTCAGTTGGAAAAGGAGGCGCTCGTTTCCGCCAAGATTTTTACCAAAAACAGCCAGATCCTGGACCGTCAGCTCATCGACCGGTAGTGGTTTGTACGCAAGAAAAGTGGCGCAATAGACGGAAAGTAGTGGAGGAACCCACGGACAAGGAAGCCTTTTCCCCCAAAGCTTTTATCGAAATTGCAAGCTGGGGGTCAGGCTGTTCCAGGCCCTGCAGTTCGGGCAATGGCTCGACCATTCCTCAAAGGAAGTTTGGCATTCCTCGCAAATCACATCGAACAATGATTCTTTCGCGGTATTGAAAGCCGACTGCGAAGCTTTTTCCATTTGAGAGAGATCTTGCTTTTGCTGGTAGGCATGCGCCAACAAGACCGAATGCAGCACTGATTTTTCCGGCTGGATGGTTTCCAGCGTTTGAATGGCTTCCTCCAACTCCCCTTTTTCCATATAGAGCATCCCCAGCAAAAGGACCAAGGTGTTCTTCGCAGAGTTGTTGGAGGAATGGATCGCTTCCTGGTAAATTTTAACCAGACCTTTCGCATCGTCCGATTCCAGCAGGGCCTTTTGAATGCGAAGCAGACAAACAGCGGAGTGCGTGAAGGTCAACCCGGACTGCCAGGTTTTGATCGCGTTTTTCTTGCTTCCGGACTTTAGAAACGCATCCCCAAGCGTGATATAGGCGGGCAGACATTTTTCGCTGACTCTGAGAGCTTTTTTGAACTCGGAAATGGCTGAAGGGATTTGGCCCTTTTCCCAATAGACCAGACCGTTTTTGTAAATGATTTGGCTGAGCATTTGCTGCTCTTTGTTCTGTTCCTTTTTATCCCGGGTCAGGGTGATGATCCGTTTCTGGATTTCGGACGCATTTTTCCAATCTTCCTTTTTCAAATAGGAATCCCTGATTCTCGATAAAATCACCGGAGAGTCCGGTTCTGTTTTACGGATTTTCTCCAGTGTTTGAATTTCTTGTGCCGACAAACCCGAATTGGAATAGTCCTCGGCCAGGCTGTCGAGGACCTTCACGTTTGACGGATTCATTTGCGCGGCCTTCAAGTGCAATTGCAAGGCTCGATCGCCGTGTCCTTGCAGACGCTCAATCTTCCCTGCGCCGTTCAAAGCCCCCACATGGTTTGGAAACTCTTCAAGGATTTTATCAAACAGACTTTTGGCTTTTGCAAGGTTTCCGCCTGAAAGGGCGTTTTCTGCTTTTTCAAACTGATCGGCGCACCAGAGGTCTCTTTTTTGATGCTGCTTTTCCCTGAGGCGAACTTTCATGTGACTCCAGGAGGATTTCACTTTTAAGATCCAACTCAGAAAAAGAGCGATGAGGACACCTGCCAGAATAAATCCAAAAAGCAGGAGCACCATGGGCATTTGCAGGGCAAAGGACTGCGTCAGATAAACTTCGACTTCATGCGGGTTGAGGAAAGCGATGTATACCGAGAGCAGAGAAAAGATGATCAGGAGTGCAATATTTTTCAGGGTCACGTTAGTTTTCGCCGTAAAAATGAATTTTTAACTGAAATGAAAGATCAATTCTATTGTCCGAGAGACGGGATTATACCACGCTTTCAAGAGAGTTTTTTCAGGGAATCGCTGGAAAAAATTTTGCAGGGCATCTTCTGGAACCCGTGGGCATCCCTTGGAAGGTGATCAACGCGGTGTCCTGGGTTTAAAATATCCAACCGTTGATTTCCAATTTAGGAGTTCCGAAGACGGGTCAAAGGTTTCCTTCAAAATCCCCTTCTTCAAAATTTTGTGTTTGAGTTTCCGGTTCGCGTTCAATTTTGCTCATACATTCCACGCAAAACTTTGCGAAAGGCATCACTTCAAGACGGGCTTCCGGAATGGGCTGATCACAGGTGGAGCAGATTCCGTATTCCCCTTTATTGATTTTTTCGATGGCTTCGTCAACCTGTTTCAGTTTTTGCCAGTCCTGCTCTCCCAGACTTGTCAGCAATTCGTTGGTATAGGCTTGAGCGGCTCCGTCCGTTATGTCGGGAAGCGGTTCCGGTGTTTCTTCCTGGCTGACTTTGAAGTTTTTTTCTACATCTCCCAACAGGTTTTTTCTGATTTCTTTCAGCAGGGATAGATAAGAATGTAATTTATCTGAGTTCATTTATGCAGGTGCTCCTGAAAAAAATGTTTCATTGGCCAACAGCTTTTATGACGGGAACATCTCCCCACAAACGCTCAAGGTCATAGTGGTTTCGCGCGTCCTTATGAAACACATGGACGAAGATATCTCCCAAATCCACAACCACCCAATTCCCTGCAGAGTAGCCCTCCACCGCGGACAATTTATAATCGGTCTTATAAATTTTTTCCCGAATGGAGTCCGTGATCGCCTGCACCTGCGCTTTGGAATTCCCACTGCAGATCATAAAAAAATCCGTCAGGTCCGAGCGGTTACGCAAATCCAGAATCAGGATGTCGTCGGCTTTTTTTTCTGCTGCAGCGTCCACTACAACGCGTTGCAGACTGTTCAAAGGCTCTTTCATGCAACCCATGTCAGGGGTGGGAATTAGATCGGTAAAGTTGATTTTCAATAATATAATTTTCGACTTCGGGTGGCAACATATTTTTAATTTCCTCACCGCCGCGAATCCTTTCTCTTATTTGGCTTGAAGAAACTGCGACCGGCGGGAGGTCAAAAAAACTGAGGGTGGTTTTTTTTTCAAGATGGTTATATCTCAGCATGTCCCCCTCCCGTATTCCCGGTGCATACGGTGTGGAAGAATCGATGAAAATTTTTGTCAATGTTTCCTCGACTTTCTCTGAAGCATATCCCGGACGAGCCGCAACGATGACGTGGCACAGTTCCAATAGCCGGTGAACGGCTTTCCAGGTATTAAATCCTTCAAAAGCATCCATTCCCACAATGAGATAAAACTCGGTTTCGGGTCTTTTTCTGAGTAGAGCGGTCAGGGTATCGATAGTGAACGACACTTTTTTTCTTACAAGCTCGATCGCAGAGATCGAAAAAAAGGGTTGAGAGGCAGTGGCCAAACGAAGCATGGCCAAACGATGGTTCGACGCGGTGGGCCTCTTGTTCAATTTGTGGGGGGAAATATACGCCGGAATGAAAAGAATGCCGTCCAGGTGGAACCTTTCTCGAACCTGGATTGCCAGCCCTATATGGCCGTTATGAACCGGATCGAAGGACCCGCCCAGGATTCCCACTCGCCTTTTGCTTGCAGCCACCATAAGGAATATCCCGCTCAAAATACTTGTAAGGGACCTTCATTTATAAATGAAATCCGGGCGCATTGGAAGGGCTATCGAACCCGGTCGTTTGAAACCGTTGCAACCTTCCCATAGTCATAAAAAAACAAGGATTTTCAATGAGATGGACACTAAATCCTCAAATAAACCGCACATTTATTTGGCAAAAAAAGGCAATTTTTTGTCCCTTTTAATGACAAATTTTGTCAATTATGTGTTCTTCGAGCACTTGCATATTCTCAGGATAAAAACGTTATGAAAATAAACCATTAAAATACGGTTGTTTATTAAATAATTCACTTTTCCCGGCTTTTGGCATCCTGTTTGCAGAATTTATGGGAAATAACGAATTCAGTGGGTTTCATTCCCTTGGGTTATAAACGGGTTGATTAACAAATGCAAAGGAGAGTACTAATGTTGTCCAAACTTAATGCCGCAAAGAATCAAAAGGGTTTCACTTTGATCGAATTGTTGATCGTTATCGCCATCATCGGTATTTTGGCGGCCATCGCAATTCCTCAGTTCACCCAGTATAAGAATCGTGCATCCAACTCTGCATCTCAAGCGGACCTGCACAATCTGTTTTTAGCGTGTAAAGCTTTCTGGGGAGATTTCGACGGTGGCCAAAACTGCACCCTGGCGGTTGCAACCCAGGCTTCCTATGGTTTTCAGTCCTCTCCGAATGTGGCGATTACTATTAATACCGATACTGAAAATGCCTTTGAGGCAGATGCCACCCACTCGGTGACCACCGATACGTACCGCATCAACTCGGCGGGCAACATTTCACTTCAGTAGTCAGTAAGGCTAACTTGTCTTTCCCCGTTTCGCCCTTTTGAGGCGGAGCGGGGAATCGCTTTTTTTAGAAAATTTTTTCACCCATGCCAATTCTTTCCCGCAACTATTTCGCAATTTTTTTTTAACTATTGCACCCTGGTTTTTCTATCTAGCCACCGTTTCTCCTACCATCAATCACCGGGATTCTCCGGAATTTGTCGTCAGTGCATTCACCCTTGGGGTCAGTCATCCCGCAGGTTTTCCCACATATAATTTACTCGCCAAAGCGTTCACCTTTTTTCCTTTCGGATCGATAGCCTTTAAGGTCAATCTATTTTCGGCGTTTTTCGCCTGCATGACACTGGTGGTTCTCTATGCGACGGCGATACGATTCCTTAGCCTGCTTTACCCGGAAGAAGACCGGACCCGCTTTTCGGGGCCTGCGATGTTATCTGCAGGATTGTTGGCATTTTCGGGGCCTTTCTGGTTTCATTCCCTGGTGGCGGAGGTGTACACCCTGCATTCGTTTTTCATCAGCCTGGTTCTGTTATTGCTTCTGCTGTGGCGGGAGAAAGACGATGTTCGCTATTTGTATTCTGCCGCCTTGGTTTATGGGTTGAGTTCGGGAAACCATGCCACCATGGCATTCCTTTTGCCGGCGATTCTTCTCTTATATTTCTGCTGGGCCCGTGTCGACGTGGGCAGGCATCTTGTGGCGACCGTGCTATTTTTTCTGATTGGACTGTCCGTTTACGGCTATCTACCGCTCAGGTCCCTTGCCGAGCCTTCAATGGATTGGGGCAACCCGGAAACCCTGAAAGGGTTTTTATATCATGTGACGGACAGAAAGGATGCGGCAACTCATTTTTCTCATTTTCGTGATGCTGGGGCGGGT is part of the Nitrospinaceae bacterium genome and harbors:
- a CDS encoding molecular chaperone DnaK, encoding MNSDKLHSYLSLLKEIRKNLLGDVEKNFKVSQEETPEPLPDITDGAAQAYTNELLTSLGEQDWQKLKQVDEAIEKINKGEYGICSTCDQPIPEARLEVMPFAKFCVECMSKIEREPETQTQNFEEGDFEGNL
- the rsfS gene encoding ribosomal silencing factor RsfS; protein product: MKEPLNSLQRVVVDAAAEKKADDILILDLRNRSDLTDFFMICSGNSKAQVQAITDSIREKIYKTDYKLSAVEGYSAGNWVVVDLGDIFVHVFHKDARNHYDLERLWGDVPVIKAVGQ
- a CDS encoding nicotinate-nicotinamide nucleotide adenylyltransferase; translation: MVAASKRRVGILGGSFDPVHNGHIGLAIQVRERFHLDGILFIPAYISPHKLNKRPTASNHRLAMLRLATASQPFFSISAIELVRKKVSFTIDTLTALLRKRPETEFYLIVGMDAFEGFNTWKAVHRLLELCHVIVAARPGYASEKVEETLTKIFIDSSTPYAPGIREGDMLRYNHLEKKTTLSFFDLPPVAVSSSQIRERIRGGEEIKNMLPPEVENYIIENQLYRSNSHP